The Pochonia chlamydosporia 170 chromosome 1, whole genome shotgun sequence genome window below encodes:
- a CDS encoding helix-loop-helix DNA-binding domain-containing protein (similar to Metarhizium robertsii ARSEF 23 XP_007818260.1) produces MNDNVIREQSVSSMEQDLSSSRHTSQPAQDTSSWGTSAASAGMGTFDFTSAPPDVSIPSFDPAVAAFADLSFTQPPTASPYSPAKNTMAMGGDLSDAFQAKDSHDKKRMKVESDTPALDSIDYWISFDDDLDKMGSFEIDYSKRPDLLAQNRPGMASDSIPGLGSGLYSTSTAPFREEDFFDDSAFEQALSDDEEMFESTTKLGEKMPQLDNTSLSQQSINSDLPLFNKPQGSDKFQPGLRLASTGKDISRQMRRSVCPQVPEPDIDEQRRFLEEALTSGRIPGALIPPNGFGIGFGAGMGCRPPQEFETRSLSPKSKPDERPGKSKSANNTRNGDTSDEPESKKPAKRGSAARASTSKKPSTAGAPKARSADRIAHNDVERKYRTNLKDKIAELRAAVPALHASGGDGDSEGGSAGGQQSGAKISKASCCQFVLH; encoded by the exons ATGAACGACAATGTCATTAGGGAGCAATCAGTAAGCAGTATGGAACAAGACCTTTCGTCTTCTCGCCACACGTCCCAACCCGCCCAGGATACTTCAAGCTGGGGGACTTCGGCGGCATCTGCTGGAATGGGCACATTTGACTTCACATCTGCTCCCCCGGATGTCTCGATACCATCATTCGACCCTGCAGTTGCTGCGTTCGCCGACCTCTCCTTTACACAACCACCCACAGCGTCACCGTATTCGCCCGCCAaaaacaccatggccatgggaGGCGACCTGTCCGATGCTTTTCAAGCCAAGGACTCTCATGacaagaagaggatgaaggtCGAATCGGATACACCTGCATTGGATTCCATAGACTACTGGATATCATTTGATGACGACCTGGACAAGATGGGTAGCTTCGAAATAGACTATTCCAAACGACCTGATCTGCTCGCTCAAAACAG ACCTGGTATGGCATCCGACTCGATACCTGGCCTTGGTAGCGGGTTGTATTCCACCTCTACTGCCCCCTTCCGAGAAGAGGACTTCTTCGATGACAGTGCCTTTGAACAAGCACTATCAGACGACGAGGAAATGTTCGAATCGACAACGAAACTCGGAGAGAAGATGCCACAGCTGGACAACACATCACTATCACAACAGTCCATCAACAGCGATCTTCCACTTTTCAACAAGCCCCAAGGGTCGGACAAATTCCAACCTGGGCTACGTCTTGCGTCCACAGGAAAGGATATATCTAGACAAATGAGACGGAGTGTCTGTCCTCAGGTCCCGGAGCCCGATATCGATGAACAGAGACGCTTTCTAGAAGAAGCACTCACCTCTGGGCGGATTCCCGGTGCACTGATCCCTCCCAACGGATTTGGTATAGGATTCGGTGCTGGCATGGGGTGCAGGCCGCCGCAGGAATTCGAAACCCGATCTCTCAGCCCGAAGAGCAAGCCCGACGAGCGTCCGGGCAAGTCAAAAAGTGcaaacaacaccagaaaCGGTGATACATCGGACGAGCCTGAATCAAAGAAGCCAGCGAAGCGAGGGTCGGCTGCCAGGGCCAGCACTTCCAAGAAACCCTCCACGGCGGGGGCACCGAAGGCTCGATCCGCGGATCGAATAGCCCACAATGACGTTGAGCGAAAATATCGAACAAACCTGAAGGACAAGATCGCGGAATTGCGTGCGGCCGTACCTGCGTTGCACGCTTCTGGGGGAGACGGAGACTCTGAAGGCGGTTCTGCGGGAGGCCAACAGAGCGGTGCCAAAATCAGCAAGGCAAGTTGTTGTCAGTTTGTTTTGCATTGA
- a CDS encoding xaa-Pro dipeptidase app (similar to Coccidioides immitis RS XP_001247424.1): protein MKLPRPSFRSSLIPRTALSTRAPRRKKGGKINNLSIRPPLATARQTIRPYSNAAVSAADLKFGQPVFETHPHILKAGERMHLFLCPLSNSPLLPWLLLIAFVFPYNVVTPGITAQEYADRRAALADSMTEGAVAVLHAASLQYKSGAVFHPYRQESNFLWLTGWNEDDAVAIIEKTGPNWGDYTFRMFVKRKDPKEEQWNGYRNGMEAAEDVFNADEAHSIDGVDSLLPEILKSARLVYADVQPVRDSRSNSLWRFFSNKESTSPARTPLYPVMNKLRVVKSAAEVANMRKAGQISGRAITEAMRRGWTKEKDLHAFLDYQFIVNGCDGPAYIPVIAGGERANCIHYTVNNNTFKDGEFILVDAGGEYGTYITDISRTWPVSGKFSAAQRDLYEAVLKVQRTSVSLCRESARMSLEDIHGITARGLVDQLKGIGFDVSMSNIDQLFPHHVGHYIGLDVHDCPGYTRRETLKRGHCVTIEPGVYVPHDERWPKHFRGMGIRIEDSICVDEDSPFILATEAVKEVDDIEALR from the coding sequence ATGAAGCTCCCACGACCATCATTCCGGAGCTCTCTAATTCCACGCACCGCCTTGTCTACCCGGGCTCCACGACGAAAGAAGGGCGGCAAAATAAACAATCTATCGATCCGGCCGCCGTTGGCTACAGCCAGGCAAACAATCAGACCCTACAGTAATGCTGCTGTATCCGCCGCCGACCTCAAGTTTGGGCAGCCTGTCTTCGAGACACACCCCCACATTCTCAAAGCCGGCGAACGTATGCATCTCTTTCTCTGCCCCCTTTCTAactctcctctcctcccaTGGTTGTTGCTAATCGCCTTTGTTTTTCCTTACAATGTAGTCACGCCTGGAATCACAGCCCAAGAATATGCCGATCGAAGGGCAGCCCTCGCGGATTCCATGACGGAGGGAGCGGTGGCAGTACTTCATGCCGCCTCCCTCCAATACAAATCTGGCGCCGTGTTCCACCCTTACAGGCAAGAGTCGAACTTTCTCTGGCTAACAGGATGGAACGAAGACGACGCCGTTGCAATTATTGAGAAGACGGGTCCCAATTGGGGCGACTACACCTTTCGCATGTTCGTCAAGCGGAAAGACCCCAAGGAAGAGCAATGGAACGGCTACCGAAACGGCATGGAGGCTGCCGAAGACGTTTTCAACGCGGACGAGGCACATTCAATAGATGGTGTTGACAGCCTTTTGCCGGAAATCCTCAAGTCTGCCCGGCTGGTATACGCTGATGTTCAACCTGTACGCGACTCGAGGAGTAACTCGCTGTGGCGGTTCTTCTCGAATAAAGAGTCGACTAGTCCCGCGAGGACACCGCTGTACCCTGTGATGAACAAACTACGAGTCGTAAAAAGCGCCGCAGAAGTAGCCAACATGCGCAAGGCGGGTCAAATTTCTGGTCGTGCCATCACCGAAGCCATGAGGCGGGGCTGGacgaaagaaaaagaccTCCATGCCTTCCTGGACTATCAATTCATCGTTAATGGATGTGACGGACCTGCGTACATCCCCGTCATTGCTGGTGGCGAACGAGCCAATTGCATTCACTACACCGTAAACAACAATACGTTTAAAGACGGCGAATTCATCCTTGTGGACGCCGGTGGCGAGTACGGCACATATATCACCGATATCTCTCGAACGTGGCCTGTTTCTGGGAAATTCAGCGCCGCGCAGCGCGACCTGTACGAAGCCGTCCTCAAAGTTCAGCGTACCAGTGTATCCTTGTGCCGCGAAAGCGCGAGAATGTCCCTCGAGGATATCCACGGCATCACGGCACGCGGTCTGGTCGACCAACTCAAGGGCATCGGCTTTGATGTCTCCATGAGTAACATAGATCAACTCTTCCCTCACCACGTCGGCCATTACATTGGCCTCGACGTCCACGACTGCCCTGGTTATACGCGGCGAGAAACCCTCAAACGCGGCCACTGTGTCACCATCGAACCTGGTGTCTATGTACCCCACGATGAGAGATGGCCAAAACACTTCCGTGGCATGGGGATTCGTATCGAAGATAGCATATGCGTAGATGAGGATTCGCCATTTATTCTGGCAACAGAGGCGGTGAAAGAGGTGGATGATATTGAGGCGCTGAGATGA
- a CDS encoding G1/S regulator NimO (similar to Cordyceps militaris CM01 XP_006669276.1), with amino-acid sequence MSSRRVPLTSNPNVANSPLRGPSTLNAYAKQKRSYANVQREETYGQPPPVKKQALDNGSLRAVRSPSKVSRTQVLVQRSGTRPVAKDRSARATQAATRTVQDVDTEKEVWKKHHRAKFPKMVFYFESIPDDIRAKLTKRVTYLGARQEPFFSIDVTHVVTTRSIPPEKSEPQHEAALEQEQQEPEEQPQTINPSLLDRNTAAGRRKLLFDFRQTQIPSQQADDNTRRTKGTRNNDVLHKAREMGKKIWSLDKFQNMLSVLLESEAQSTTYTSRTATVRSQYGATKGSHEPNLLQLLHNERLNGPSDRDPTAVNRELVYFKGPYIYVWDMDEKHKPIMVREYAKVVNKQDGEWPQFRSVGNGRCPFVEEIDVPDKEQRRNREREKAARAAKKEEPVPILKPPEIPVPKPVTGKRTLTEMEDGQNRIRVAPSTEVFNPAKAVLSKQAEMKPQNAFTSRAESARLFAGEPVASGMQPSNVTSAIRSQMISSTSGINGTKAGTSKEVHGLQRKVLQKANPTSHDVSSRRFADVSMEVASSRSTTMSRQTSRAVQPHDDESQRTESREKKSNSQPLKSKRDLKPGYCENCQDKFRDFDEHILSRKHRKFAENEDNWTELDLLLEQLKRMPKYAGAESDDENEW; translated from the exons ATGTCCTCGAGGCGGGTACCTCTGACGAGTAACCCCAATGTCGCCAACTCTCCGCTAAGAGGACCTTCTACCCTCAACGCATAtgcaaagcaaaagagaTCCTACGCCAATGTTCAACGCGAGGAGACCTACGGCCAGCCTCCTCCTGTCAAGAAGCAGGCTCTCGACAACGGTTCTCTGCGTGCAGTTCGTTCTCCCTCCAAGGTGTCCCGCACCCAAGTGCTAGTACAACGGTCCGGTACGCGTCCGGTTGCAAAAGATCGTTCTGCAAGGGCGACCCAGGCAGCTACCAGAACTGTCCAAGATGTTGACACGGAGAAGGAAGTGTGGAAAAAGCACCATAGGGCTAAATTCCCTAAGATGGTGTTTTACTTTGAGAGCATCCCTGATGATATCAGAGCCAAGCTAACGAAGCGAGTCACCTATCTCGGCGCT CGTCAAGAGCCTTTCTTCTCAATTGACGTAACTCACGTTGTTACTACTCGGTCGATCCCACCCGAAAAGTCAGAACCCCAACATGAAGCAGCTCTggagcaagagcaacaagAACCGGAAGAACAGCCACAAACCATCAACCCGTCCCTGTTGGACCGGAACACTGCGGCCGGTCGACGGAAGCTACTATTTGACTTCAGGCAAACGCAAATTCCATCCCAGCAGGCTGATGATAATACAAGACGGACCAAGGGCACTCGCAATAATGACGTTCTCCACAAAGCTCGGGAAATGGGGAAGAAGATTTGGTCTTTGGACAAGTTTCAAAACATGCTCTCTGTGCTTCTGGAATCAGAAGCGCAAAGCACGACTTACACATCAAGGACTGCAACTGTCAGGAGCCAGTACGGTGCGACAAAGGGCTCACATGAACCCAATCTGCTTCAATTGTTGCATAATGAGCGCCTCAACGGCCCATCGGATCGCGACCCCACTGCTGTGAACAGAGAGTTGGTTTACTTCAAAGGCCCATATATCTATGTCTGGGATATGGATGAGAAGCACAAGCCCATTATGGTTCGCGAGTACGCCAAGGTAGTTAACAAACAGGACGGTGAATGGCCGCAGTTTCGAAGCGTTGGGAACGGACGCTGCCCGTTCGTGGAAGAAATTGACGTCCCTGATAAGGAACAACGCCGCAACCGTGAGCGCGAGAAGGCAGCCCGAGCGGCTAAGAAAGAGGAACCCGTTCCAATTCTGAAGCCCCCTGAGATTCCTGTGCCTAAGCCAGTCACTGGAAAGCGAACCCTGACGGAAATGGAGGATGGCCAGAATCGGATAAGAGTAGCTCCGTCAACGGAAGTGTTCAATCCTGCCAAGGCAGTTCTCTCGAAGCAGGCTGAAATGAAGCCGCAGAATGCCTTCACTAGCCGCGCCGAAAGTGCCAGGCTATTTGCAGGTGAGCCAGTGGCCTCCGGCATGCAACCATCCAATGTCACATCGGCCATTCGCTCCCAGATGATCTCATCCACGTCCGGTATCAACGGCACCAAGGCCGGAACAAGTAAAGAGGTTCATGGCCTTCAGAGAAAAGTGCTACAGAAAGCCAACCCTACATCTCATGATGTTAGCTCTCGACGTTTTGCAGACGTTTCCATGGAAGTTGCATCTAGTCGATCGACAACCATGAGTCGTCAAACATCCAGGGCTGTCCAGCCTCACGATGACGAATCGCAAAGAACCGAGAGCAGAGAGAAAAAGTCAAACTCGCAGCCTCTAAAGAGCAAGCGAGATCTGAAACCTGGCTATTGTGAAAATTGTCAGGATAAGTTCCGAGATTTTGATGAG CATATCCTGTCTCGGAAGCACCGCAAATTTGCTGAAAATGAAGACAACTGGACCGAGCTGGATTTATTACTCGAGCAACTAAAACGCATGCCGAAATATGCTGGCGCCGAGTCTGACGACGAAAACGAGTGGTAG
- a CDS encoding ubiquitin-like autophagy protein Apg12 (similar to Beauveria bassiana ARSEF 2860 XP_008599554.1): MKRPQVASTSMPDAPNTNRSPPAPDSPAPEEDDDAGMASPELPLTMSASIMLADLPHDATAALASVGGFAQEKVVVKFKPVGAAPSLAQELCKISATRKFEEVVRYLRRKLKCKDTDSVFLYVNSAFAPSLDEVVGNLHQCFKNAQDQLIVAYSMTPAFG; this comes from the exons ATGAAGCGCCCTCAGGTTGCATCAACCTCGATGCCCGATgccccaaacaccaacagaTCGCCCCCAGCGCCAGACTCACCAGCtcccgaggaagatgacgacgcTGGCATGGCATCGCCCGAGCTTCCGCTCACAATGAGTGCCTCTATCATGTTGGCCGACCTGCCGCATGATGCTACGGCGGCGTTGGCCAGTGTTGGTGGCTTCGCCCAAGAGAAAGTGgtcgtcaagttcaagccTGTTGGGGCAGCCCCTAGTCTAGCACAGGAACTATGTAAGATTAGCGCGACGAGGAAGTTTGAGGAAGTGGTGAGATatttgaggaggaagttgaaatGCAAGGACACGGACAGTGTGTTTTTGTATGTGAATAGTGCGTTTGCGCCGAGCCTAGATGAGGTGGTGGGAAATCTACACCAG TGCTTCAAAAATGCCCAGGATCAGCTCATTGTCGCTTACTCCATGACGCCAGCTTTTGGGTGA
- a CDS encoding 3-methyl-2-oxobutanoate hydroxymethyltransferase (similar to Magnaporthe oryzae 70-15 XP_003718441.1), translating to MGAAPVNQRKKVTLGTLRSLHRKGEPITMMTAHDFPSAHVADHAGMDVILVGDSLAMVALGMEDTSEVLVEEMLLHCRSVARATKSAFTVGDLPMGSYEIAPEQALATAIRFIKEGRVQAIKLEGGKEMVPTIEKITTAGIPVLGHVGLTPQRQNALGGFRVQGKTSSSAMSLLEDALAVQAAGCFAVVLEAVPAEVAALVTEKLSIPTIGIGAGAGCSGQVLVQTDMTGNFPPGRYLPKFVKKYGDVWAEAMKSIEAYRDEVKTREYPAKEHTYPMPQEEFAAFEKAVNGLESKGDQA from the exons ATGGGGGCGGCACCCGTCAACCAGCGCAAAAAGGTCACTCTCGGTACCTTGAGAAGTCTCCATAGAAAGGGCGAGCCCATCACCATGATGACGGCCCATGACTTTCCCAGTGCTCACGTTGCCGATCATGCAGGCATGGATGTCATTCTTGTTGGCGATAGCTTAGCCATGGTTGCCCTGGGAATGGAAGATACCAGCGAGGTCCTCGTCGAAGAGATGCTATTACACTGCCGCTCAGTAGCACGAGCTACCAAGAGTGCCTTCACA GTTGGAGATTTGCCCATGGGCTCCTATGAGATTGCCCCTGAGCAAGCCCTGGCAACTGCTATCCGCTTCATCAAAGAGGGTCGtgtccaagccatcaagcTGGAAGGTGGCAAGGAAATGGTTCCCACGATTGAGAAAATCACAACTGCCGGTATTCctgtccttggccatgttggtcTCACCCCCCAACGGCAAAACGCTCTTGGAGGCTTTCGTGTCCAGGGGAAGACTTCTAGCAGCGCCATGAGCCTTCTTGAAGATGCCCTGGCTGTTCAGGCAGCTGGGTGTTTTGCAGTCGTTCTTGAGGCAGTCCCGGCTGAAGTTGCTGCACTCGTCACCGAGAAGCTGTCCATCCCCACGATCGGTATTGGCGCCGGAGCTGGCTGCTCGGGACAAGTTCTTGTTCAAACGGACATGACTGGTAACTTCCCCCCTGGGCGATATCTGCCCAAATTTGTCAAGAAATATGGCGATGTCTGGGCTGAGGCAATGAAGTCCATCGAGGCATATCGAGACGAAGTCAAGACGAGGGAGTATCCTGCCAAAGAGCACACGTATCCCATGCCGCAGGAGGAATTTGCCGCTTTTGAAAAGGCAGTCAATGGTTTAGAAAGCAAAGGTGACCAAGCTTGA